In Cellulomonas wangsupingiae, the genomic window GAGATCGAGCTCCTCTTCGCCGTGGAGGACGCGTTCGGCGTCGCGCTCCCGGACGAGGATCTCGTCGACGCGACGTTCGAGACGGCGGGCTCGCTCTGGGACGTCGTGGAGCGGCTGCGCGCCCCGGAGCCCCGGGCTGTCGCACGGTGACCGCCGTGACCGGGACCCAGCCGGGCGTGTGGACCGCGGCGGCCCACGCGGTCGCCGA contains:
- a CDS encoding acyl carrier protein, giving the protein MLRPFLKFAGDSPITPTSRLRDLGLDSMQEIELLFAVEDAFGVALPDEDLVDATFETAGSLWDVVERLRAPEPRAVAR